GCCCTGCAGCGGCCACACCGGCGGGCCGGCGGGGCTTTCCTGCGCCATGCGCACCAGGCCGTTGACCAGGTCGGGCACGCGCTCGGACTGGTACAGCGTGAACAGCGGATGCTCGGCGCGGTAGGTGTCCCACAGCGAGTAGGTGCTGTAGTTGTGCTGGCCCTTGGGCAGCTGGTGCACCTTCATGTCCATGCCGCGGTAACGGCCGTCCACGTCGCTGAACAACGTGGGCGCGAGCATGGTGTGGTACAGCGAGCTGTAGAAGGTGCGCATCACGGCGTCGTCCGAGGACTGCACGCGGATGCGGCTCAGCTCCTTCTCCCACGCCGCTTCGGCGGCGGCCTGTACGCCGTCGAAATCCCACGCGGGAATCTCGGTGCTCAGGTTGCGCAGCGCGCCTTCGATGTCCACGCCGGAAATACCGACCTTCACCAGCAACGGTGCATCGTTGAGCGTGTCGTAGTGCAGCGCGGCCTTGAGGTTGGTGCCGCTGGCCTGGGTGTTGCCATCGGCGAGCGCGGTGTCGTTGGCATAGAGCACGCCGCGCTTGAACGGGCGCGACACCTTCATCGCGAAGTAGATGTGGCGGCCATTGGCCCACTGGTGCACCACGCGGCTGCCGACCACGGTGTCGTTGCCGACCAGCTTCAGCTCGGCATCGGTGACCTTGGCCGGCGTCTTCGGATCGTCGTGGAAGCCGTGCGCGAAGTCGACCAGCAGGTGAGCCTCGCCCGGCTGCTGGAAGGTGTAGCGATGGATGCCCGCGCGCTCGGTGGTGGTCAACTCGGCCAGCACGTGGCTATCGGTGAGCTGCACGCGGTAGTAGCCGGGGCGCGCCTGCTCGCCGGTGTAGTGCGAGCGGTAACCCTTGATGCCGGTGCGGTAGCCCTTGGGCTTGGGGCCGTTGCCCGCGTGGACACCGTCATAGCGCGAGGTGTAGTTGACGCCGTCATAGTCGCGGTCGCCCGGTTGCAGCAGCACCGGCCCCATCGCCGGCACCACGAGCACGTCGAGCATGTCCGCGGCGCCGGTGCCCGACAGGTGCGTGTGCGAGAAGCCCATGATCGAGCCGTCGCCCTGGTGGTAGCCGGAGCTGCCGTCCCATTGCGAGTTATTGGTGTCGGGGCCGAGCTGCATCATGCCGAACGGCATCGACGGGCCCGGGTAGGTATGGCCGTGTCCGCCGGTACCGACGAACACGTCGACATGGCGCGACACAGCATCGGCCAGCGCGGTCTTCTTGCCGGCGGCGGCAAAGGACGGCAGCGTACGGACGCTGCTGCCCAGGACGGAAAGTGCGGCCATGCCTTGCAGGAAGCGGCGGCGCGTAACCATGGTCTGACTCCTATGAAGCGAAACGTGGGCCGTGGGTCGGCCGGAAAATCCCCGAATGAATGGCAGGAAGGTGCTACGCCTTGCGCAGCACTTCCGGATGGCGATCGACCAGATGCACGATCAGCTCGCCGAACAACGTGTTGGCCCAGGCGAACCAGGGCCGCGTGAAGGTTTTCGGATCGTCCTGGTCGAAGGCCTCGTGCATGAAGCCGGAGCCCGCATGCGTGGTCTTGAGCCACGACACGCACTGGGCGATCTCGCGTGTGTCCTGGGTGGTGAAGGCGCGCATCATGATCGACATCGGCCAGATCATGCGCAGCCCTTCGTGCGGACCGCCGATGCCTTCGGCGGCGCTGCCCTTGAAGAAATACGGATTACGCGTGCTCCATGCCTGCGCGCGCGTGCGCTGGTAGCGCGCATCGCCTTGCTCGCAGGCGCCGAGGTAGGGCAGGGCGAGCAGGCTGGGGACATTGGCGTCGTCCATGAACAGCTGGTTGCCGTAGCCGTCCACTTCGTAGGCCCAGTAGTCGCCGCCATCGCCGTGGATCACGCCATGCGCTTCCGCCGCGCGCTGGATCTCGTCGGCGAGCGCGCTGCAGTCGCTGGCGGTGGCGTCGTCGTGGCGAACGGCCCGCAACATCTCGGCAAGCTGGCGCAGGCTGGTGACCGCGAACAGATTGCCGGGAATGTTGAACGGGTAGACCGTGGCGTCGTCCGACGGGCGGAACATCGCGTGGATCATGCCGACCGGGTGCGTCGGGTTGCCGTAGCCCTGCAGGAACTGCGATTCGCTGGGCGTGGGCGACGTGCGCTGGAAATGGTAGGGCCCGTGGCCGTCCTTGCGTTGCTGCACGCGGAAGGTGGCGAGCACGGTACGCATGGCGGCGTGCCAGTCGTCATCGAAGGCGGAGGTATCGCCAGTCGCCTTCCAGTAGCCGTGCGCGAGGCGGATGGGATAGCACAGCGAGTCGATTTCCCATTTGCGCTCGGCTACGCCGGGCTTCATATCGGTGATGTCGTGCTGCGCCCAGTCCAGGTTCGACGTCGCGCCTGGGTCCGGCATGAAGGCATTCGCGTAGGGATCGATGCTGATGCACAGGGCGTGGCGGTGGATCAGGCCACGAAACAGCTGTTGCAGCGCCTTGTCCTGTTTCGCCAGCCGCACGTAGGGCCAGACCTGGGCGGACGAATCACGCATCCACATCGCGTTGATATCGCCGGTGATGACGAAGGTATCGGGCTTGCCGCGCAGCGTGCCCACCTCGACGGTGGTGTCGAGCGTGTTGGGGAAGCAGTTCTCGAACATCCAGGCCAGCTCGGGGTCGCCGATGCGCGCCTTGGTCTGCGCGATCAGCTGCTCCACGGCGGCGCTGGTGAACTTGCGCTTGCCCACGGGCGGACGCTGGCTGAGGTAGCTGGCCTTGCCCGTGGCGGCGAACACTCCGTCGGACAGCAGCGTGGCGGCCGGCGCCAGCGCCATCCACTTGAGCAGGTGGCGGCGGGTGGTCATCACGGCGTGGCCCCCGGTTTCACCGCGTCCACCAGCGAGGTCAGCTTGAGCGCCGCCTTGAGCGCGGCGGGGTCGGCCTTGCTGTCCACGGTGATATCGACGTGCTCGCCAGGCAGCAGGTCGAAGGCGTTGTTGGACAGCGTGGCGTCGAGCTTGCCGAAATCGATCCACACGCCACGTGCCAGCTTTTTGG
This genomic interval from Dyella japonica A8 contains the following:
- a CDS encoding glycoside hydrolase family 125 protein, giving the protein MTTRRHLLKWMALAPAATLLSDGVFAATGKASYLSQRPPVGKRKFTSAAVEQLIAQTKARIGDPELAWMFENCFPNTLDTTVEVGTLRGKPDTFVITGDINAMWMRDSSAQVWPYVRLAKQDKALQQLFRGLIHRHALCISIDPYANAFMPDPGATSNLDWAQHDITDMKPGVAERKWEIDSLCYPIRLAHGYWKATGDTSAFDDDWHAAMRTVLATFRVQQRKDGHGPYHFQRTSPTPSESQFLQGYGNPTHPVGMIHAMFRPSDDATVYPFNIPGNLFAVTSLRQLAEMLRAVRHDDATASDCSALADEIQRAAEAHGVIHGDGGDYWAYEVDGYGNQLFMDDANVPSLLALPYLGACEQGDARYQRTRAQAWSTRNPYFFKGSAAEGIGGPHEGLRMIWPMSIMMRAFTTQDTREIAQCVSWLKTTHAGSGFMHEAFDQDDPKTFTRPWFAWANTLFGELIVHLVDRHPEVLRKA
- a CDS encoding GH92 family glycosyl hydrolase; translation: MVTRRRFLQGMAALSVLGSSVRTLPSFAAAGKKTALADAVSRHVDVFVGTGGHGHTYPGPSMPFGMMQLGPDTNNSQWDGSSGYHQGDGSIMGFSHTHLSGTGAADMLDVLVVPAMGPVLLQPGDRDYDGVNYTSRYDGVHAGNGPKPKGYRTGIKGYRSHYTGEQARPGYYRVQLTDSHVLAELTTTERAGIHRYTFQQPGEAHLLVDFAHGFHDDPKTPAKVTDAELKLVGNDTVVGSRVVHQWANGRHIYFAMKVSRPFKRGVLYANDTALADGNTQASGTNLKAALHYDTLNDAPLLVKVGISGVDIEGALRNLSTEIPAWDFDGVQAAAEAAWEKELSRIRVQSSDDAVMRTFYSSLYHTMLAPTLFSDVDGRYRGMDMKVHQLPKGQHNYSTYSLWDTYRAEHPLFTLYQSERVPDLVNGLVRMAQESPAGPPVWPLQGIETVCMIGYHSAVVIAEAQAKGFTGIDYAAAWPVFRKRAMEDDYFGLPEYRKRGYIPSDVEGEAVSKTLEYSYDDWVMSHYAEKLGHHEDAVALKTRSQNYRNVFDKATNFARPRGSDGQWLEPFDPRGMGHSKKWRDFTESNAWQATFLNQHDVYTFMKMFGSVDVFEKKLDELFTTDSELPSDAPPDIAGMVGQFAFGNEPAHHMPYLYAYSGAHHKTQARVRMLLETMYLPEPDGLPGNEDCGQMSAWYVMSALGLYAVDPVSTHYVFGSPLLDRAEVQLAGGKKLVVQTQGNGKGRPYIQSVSWNGKPWTKSWISHEELTAGGTLLFVMGDKPNTSFGKAPTDRPPSFGKSASEQV